In Leopardus geoffroyi isolate Oge1 chromosome D1, O.geoffroyi_Oge1_pat1.0, whole genome shotgun sequence, a single window of DNA contains:
- the SAC3D1 gene encoding SAC3 domain-containing protein 1 isoform X2 encodes MPEPEMMALNYNAGRLGSPAGGLVGGDKIRPPMSGCKLPVGTCPDMCPAAERAQREKERRLHRFEVAPGCRGDRPRADPQRAVKEYRRPAAGKARPPPSQLRPPSVLLATVRYLAGEVAERADASSAEVASFVADRLRAVRLDLALQGAGDAEAAGVLEAALAVLLAVVARLGPDAVRGPADPALLQAQVQEGFGSLRRCYAQGAGPHPREAVFQSLFLLYNLDVCRVNAQDPPSPDVGLPDCPFPYLGLGCFCNKSGEDRAPWRPFMRFCSYLPPCVPARPCSGPWLWTRPFEKATPLAYSACSGSCPICKAAQCSAT; translated from the exons ATGCCTGAGCCGGAGATGATGGCGCTGAACTACAACGCGGGGCGTCTCGGGAGTCCTGCTGGAGGCCTTGTGGGAGGGGACAAGATTCG CCCACCCATGTCCGGCTGCAAGCTGCCGGTGGGCACGTGCCCGGACATGTGCCCGGCCGCCGAGCGCGCTCAGCGCGAGAAGGAGCGCCGCCTGCACCGCTTCGAGGTGGCGCCGGGGTGCCGCGGCGACCGGCCCCGCGCGGACCCGCAGCGCGCGGTGAAGGAGTACAGGCGGCCGGCCGCCGGCAAGGCCCGGCCCCCGCCGAGCCAGCTGCGTCCGCCGTCCGTGCTGCTGGCCACCGTGCGCTACCTGGCCGGCGAGGTGGCCGAGCGCGCCGACGCATCCAGCGCCGAGGTGGCCAGCTTCGTGGCGGACCGGCTGCGCGCCGTGCGGCTGGACCTGGCCCTGCAGGGCGCGGGCGACGCCGAGGCGGCGGGGGTGCTGGAGGCGGCGCTGGCAGTGCTGCTGGCCGTGGTGGCGCGGCTGGGGCCCGACGCCGTGCGCGGGCCAGCGGACCCGGCGCTGCTGCAGGCCCAGGTGCAGGAGGGCTTCGGTTCTCTGCGGCGCTGCTACGCTCAGGGCGCGGGGCCGCATCCCCGCGAGGCCGTCTTCCAGAGCCTCTTTCTGCTCTACAACCTGG ATGTCTGTCGAGTCAATGCGCAAGATCCGCCGAGCCCCGACGTGGGCCTTCCGGACTGTCCATTCCCATATTTGGGTCTCGGGTGTTTTTGTAATAAAAGTGGAGAGGACAGG GCTCCGTGGAGGCCCTTCATGAGGTTCTGCAGCTACCTGCCGCCCTGCGTTCCTGCCCGGCCCTGCTCAGGGCCCTGGCTGTGGACTCGGCCTTTCGAGAAGGCAACACCGCTCGCCTATTCCGCCTGCTCCGGATCCTGCCCTATCTGCAAAGCTGCGCAGTGCAGTGCCACATAG
- the SNX15 gene encoding sorting nexin-15 yields the protein MSRQAKDDFLRHYTVSDPRTHPKGYTEYKVTAQFISKRDPEDVKEVVVWKRYSDFRKLHGDLAYTHRNLFRRLEEFPAFPRAQVFGRFEASVIEERRKGAEDLLRFTVHIPALNNSPQLKEFFRGGEVTRPSDMSRDLHILPPPLIPTPPPEESWLPQPLPAERRGLEELEVPADPPPSSPAQEALDLLFNCGSTEEASGSPARGPLTEAELALFDPFSREEGAGPSPAHLGELAAMEAESERLDQEPWEPGGQEEEEEEEERPVPAYLSQATELITQALRDEKAGAYPAALQGYRDGVHILLQGVPGDPSPARREGVKKKAAEYLKRAEEILHLHLSQLPP from the exons ATGTCCCGCCAGGCGAAGGACGACTTTCTGCGGCACTACACCGTCTCCGATCCCCGGACCCACCCCAAAGGCTACACCGAATATAAAGTGACCGCGCAG TTCATCTCAAAGAGGGACCCAGAGGATGTCAAAGAG GTGGTGGTCTGGAAGCGGTACAGCGACTTCCGCAAGCTGCATGGAGACCTGGCCTACACCCACCGCAACCTCTTCCGCCGCCTGGAGGAGTTCCCGGCCTTCCCCCGTGCCCAAGTGTTTG GCCGGTTCGAGGCCTCAGTGATTGAGGAGCGGCGGAAGGGGGCCGAGGACCTGCTTCGCTTCACGGTGCACATCCCTGCACTCAACAACAGCCCCCAGCTCAAGGAGTTCTTCCGG GGTGGGGAGGTAACCCGGCCCTCTGACATGTCCAGGGACCTACACATCCTGCCACCCCCTCTGATCCCCACACCGCCCCCTGAGGAATCCTGGTTGCCCCAGCCGCTCCCTGCAGAGAGGAGAGGCCTTGAGGAACTGGAGGTGCCAG CGGATCCCCCACCATCCAGCCCTGCCCAGGAGGCCCTGGATCTCCTCTTTAACTGTGGGAGCACCGAGGAGGCATCCGGTTCCCCTGCCCGAGGCCCCCTCACAGAGGCTGAGCTTGCCCTCTTCGACCCCTTCTCCAGGGAAG AAGGTGCGGGCCCCAGTCCAGCCCACCTGGGTGAGCTGGCAGCAATGGAGGCAGAGTCTGAAAGGCTGGACCAGGAACCCTGGGAgcctggagggcaggaggaggaagaggaggaggaagaacggCCTGTCCCTGCATATCTGAGCCAAGCCACAGAGCTCATCACCCAGGCTCTGCGGGATGAGAAGGCAGGTGCCTACCCTGCAGCCCTGCAGGGCTATCGGGACGGCGTGCACATCCTGCTACAGGGGGTTCCCG GTGACCCATCACCTGCCCGCCGGGAGGGTGTGAAGAAGAAGGCAGCTGAATATCTAAAGCGGGCAGAAGAAATTTTGCACCTGCATCTGTCCCAACTCCCCCCATGA
- the ARL2 gene encoding ADP-ribosylation factor-like protein 2: MGLLTILKKMKQKERELRLLMLGLDNAGKTTILKKFNGEDIDTISPTLGFNIKTLEHRGFKLNIWDVGGQKSLRSYWRNYFESTDGLIWVVDSADRQRMKDCQRELQSLLVEERLAGATLLIFANKQDLPGALSSNAICEALELDSIHSHHWCIQGCSAVTGENLLPGIDWLLDDISSRVFTAD; this comes from the exons ATGGGGCTTCTGACCATTCTGAAGAAGATGAAGCAGAAAGAGCGGGAGCTGCGACTGCTCATGCT AGGCCTGGACAATGCTGGCAAAACAACCATCCTCAAGAAGTTCAACGGGGAAGACATTGACACCATCTCCCCGACACTGGGCTTCAACATTAAGACCCTGGAACACCGGGG ATTCAAGCTGAACATCTGGGATGTGGGCGGCCAGAAGTCCCTGCGGTCCTACTGGCGGAACTACTTTGAGAGCACCGACGGCCTCATCTGGGTGGTAGACAGCGCCGACCGCCAGCGCATGAAGGACTGCCAGCGGGAGCTCCAGAGCCTGTTggtggaggag CGCCTGGCTGGAGCGACCCTCCTCATCTTTGCCAACAAGCAGGACCTACCTGGAGCGCTGTCCTCTAACGCCATCTGTGAG GCCCTGGAGCTGGACTCCATCCACAGCCACCACTGGTGCATCCAGGGCTGCAGCGCCGTCACCGGGGAGAACCTCCTACCTGGCATCGACTGGCTCCTGGATGACATTTCCAGCCGCGTCTTCACGGCCGACTGA
- the SAC3D1 gene encoding SAC3 domain-containing protein 1 isoform X1: MPEPEMMALNYNAGRLGSPAGGLVGGDKIRPPMSGCKLPVGTCPDMCPAAERAQREKERRLHRFEVAPGCRGDRPRADPQRAVKEYRRPAAGKARPPPSQLRPPSVLLATVRYLAGEVAERADASSAEVASFVADRLRAVRLDLALQGAGDAEAAGVLEAALAVLLAVVARLGPDAVRGPADPALLQAQVQEGFGSLRRCYAQGAGPHPREAVFQSLFLLYNLGSVEALHEVLQLPAALRSCPALLRALAVDSAFREGNTARLFRLLRILPYLQSCAVQCHIGRARRGALARLARALSTPKGQTLPLGFMVHLLALDGPEEARDLCQAHGLPLDGQERVVFLRGRYTEKGLPPAGTCSVLVASKLGGRTLEEVVMAEEEDEGVARRKSPA, encoded by the exons ATGCCTGAGCCGGAGATGATGGCGCTGAACTACAACGCGGGGCGTCTCGGGAGTCCTGCTGGAGGCCTTGTGGGAGGGGACAAGATTCG CCCACCCATGTCCGGCTGCAAGCTGCCGGTGGGCACGTGCCCGGACATGTGCCCGGCCGCCGAGCGCGCTCAGCGCGAGAAGGAGCGCCGCCTGCACCGCTTCGAGGTGGCGCCGGGGTGCCGCGGCGACCGGCCCCGCGCGGACCCGCAGCGCGCGGTGAAGGAGTACAGGCGGCCGGCCGCCGGCAAGGCCCGGCCCCCGCCGAGCCAGCTGCGTCCGCCGTCCGTGCTGCTGGCCACCGTGCGCTACCTGGCCGGCGAGGTGGCCGAGCGCGCCGACGCATCCAGCGCCGAGGTGGCCAGCTTCGTGGCGGACCGGCTGCGCGCCGTGCGGCTGGACCTGGCCCTGCAGGGCGCGGGCGACGCCGAGGCGGCGGGGGTGCTGGAGGCGGCGCTGGCAGTGCTGCTGGCCGTGGTGGCGCGGCTGGGGCCCGACGCCGTGCGCGGGCCAGCGGACCCGGCGCTGCTGCAGGCCCAGGTGCAGGAGGGCTTCGGTTCTCTGCGGCGCTGCTACGCTCAGGGCGCGGGGCCGCATCCCCGCGAGGCCGTCTTCCAGAGCCTCTTTCTGCTCTACAACCTGG GCTCCGTGGAGGCCCTTCATGAGGTTCTGCAGCTACCTGCCGCCCTGCGTTCCTGCCCGGCCCTGCTCAGGGCCCTGGCTGTGGACTCGGCCTTTCGAGAAGGCAACACCGCTCGCCTATTCCGCCTGCTCCGGATCCTGCCCTATCTGCAAAGCTGCGCAGTGCAGTGCCACATAGGCCGTGCCCGCCGGGGAGCCCTGGCCCGCCTCGCTCGTGCCCTGAGCACCCCCAAAGGCCAGACCTTGCCCCTGGGCTTCATGGTCCACCTGCTGGCCCTGGATGGGCCGGAAGAGGCACGGGATCTGTGCCAGGCCCACGGACTGCCCTTGGACGGACAGGAGAGAGTTGTGTTTCTCAGGGGTCGCTACACGGAGAAAGGGCTGCCACCTGCGGGGACCTGCAGTGTGTTGGTGGCGAGCAAACTGGGAGGGCGCACCCTGGAGGAGGTGGTCATGgcggaggaggaagatgagggtGTGGCTAGACGGAAGTCCCCTGCGTGA